A window of Candidatus Curtissbacteria bacterium genomic DNA:
TTGCAGGATCTACCTCAAGTACCATCAGCTTAAAATCGGATCCAACTGCTCCCATTCTGCACACAAAACTCGGCAAACTTTCGCTTAAACCAGAACAAATTTCTGAAAATCTTAAAGCATTAATTGTTGCAGTTGGCCCAAACAAAATTAAAAAGGCAACAATTAAAACTACGATGGGTCCTGCCATAAAAGTTGAAATCGCAACTTCAAAAAAGAACTAGTTTTGCTAACTTTCAAAAGACCTGCCATCTCTAAGTGGCTTTCAAGCTAAAAAGGGGGTGATAAAAATGGTATCAAATTTAAATATAATTCAGGACGATGATGACGACGACAAAGAAGAGGAAAAAGAAGATTCTGAAAAAACGACTGAGTAATTCCAAAAGGAATGTAATTAAAAAAAGCCTCAAAGTATTTGGGGCTTTTTAGTATCAGCTACAATCGTTGACAATAAAAGCAAAAAGTTGGTATAGTTTGCAACATATCCAAAGACCGTAGGCGTTCTTCGGTTTGTCGAAGAACTTAATTTCCTACGCAGGAACGTAAATAGAGAATCTTCTCTTCCCCTGACGCCTTTGATAGGCGTTTTTCTTTGGTTAATTAGAAATCATTATGAAAAAAACAACTCTTTCGAGTCGCGAAAAAAAGGTTGAATCAGTTCAATCTCTTGCCGAAAAGGTAAAAAAAAGCAAAACCATTGCTTTTACCGACTACAGGGGCCTTACCGTAAACCAAATTAAAGAACTCCGCGAAAAAATAAAAGAGGCCGGTGGCGAACTCATCGTTGCAAAAAACTCACTTTTCAAACGCGCACTTCTAAAAAACGATCTAGAAATTGGAGAAGATCAACTTATTGGCCCAACCGCTGCTGTTTTTTCTTACGAGGACGAAATTGCGCCTATCAAAAATATCGCAGATAACGCAAAAACATTCGGCCTTCCGAAGTTTAAATTTGGCTTTTTCGCAAAAGATCAATTGGATGAAAACGGGCTAGAAACTCTCGCAAAAATTCCAGGCCGAGACGTATTACATGGACAGGTTGTTGGAGC
This region includes:
- the rplJ gene encoding 50S ribosomal protein L10 encodes the protein MKKTTLSSREKKVESVQSLAEKVKKSKTIAFTDYRGLTVNQIKELREKIKEAGGELIVAKNSLFKRALLKNDLEIGEDQLIGPTAAVFSYEDEIAPIKNIADNAKTFGLPKFKFGFFAKDQLDENGLETLAKIPGRDVLHGQVVGAISSPLYGIVSVLSANIRNLVYVLDQASKKV